In one window of Paraflavitalea soli DNA:
- a CDS encoding TonB-dependent receptor, with product MQLRTDCRLFFLLLLCCTGFSLPAAAQIIKGIVAGKDGQLPGATINVPALKRSASTDLNGAFTLPVHTSGKTTITISYVGYETRTIDIDVSEGINNAGIIQLSPAQSDLGQVVIKGTMAPSQAKAYSIKKNALAMMDVLAADAIGKLPDRNAAEAVQRMQGVAVARYHGEADAATVRGTPFAWTSTMFNGSRLPSSNVLGNRSSVLDAVPSEIIQYVQVAKALTPDWEGDAIGGSVNFITRTAPVKRQLNASIAGGYNTFSKNGTYNASLVYGDRFFNNKLGVILAGAIWDRQWGTDSYDVSYNTGLVNPVQQKSINSIMFKRYMGKRQTYGGNLGLEYAFNPSHKLFFRGLMDKFNDIRPVYESYIDYTNSRYQYNYRYSHYQTKLNGAELGGEHQLTGRLKLDWSVSDYMSGYFLETPPTNGNKGLPIATFRQKITGGFNNLSGDGKRYWGFDSPDGIGGDPLHFDAGIKNSGEVMDDSKLTLQQLVIAQLDTKEEDKTAQLNLKVNAGPKVNLKFGGKYRHKYRESTFGSNIVYLPGAALGVPNSPALLALNKLNRADFPMGHGFFKEMGGNYNQYVVDPLSKQQLFDLYDTATLRRNGFMNLTAAGNATNFYTGTEDVIAGYAMGEIDLTEKLKMVAGVRNEYTSLELQGSKATTAGTPATTSITPVTVKSDYNALLPMVHFKYAINKQANIRAAFTRTFVRANFNDMTPGESVDNTKTPIVVTKGNPDLKPTFANNFDLMGEYYFSNIGLLSGGVFYKQIQDVIFSDKVFYNERGNNYALTQARNLDDAKLYGFEAGINKRFNFLKGFWSGFGVEFNYTWINSEVKVPRMVGTDKIMDKTSLPNQSKSLFNAILFYERSGIMVRLAGNYRGRSVETINQQLGPDFYIWTDKNFTLDASATIGITKNLKAFVELNNLTNEPLRTYMGDRRRVTMTEWYGLRGQAGIRWDIIK from the coding sequence ATGCAACTACGAACTGACTGCAGGTTATTTTTCCTGCTTTTGCTGTGCTGCACGGGTTTCTCATTGCCCGCTGCTGCACAGATTATTAAAGGCATTGTAGCCGGCAAGGACGGACAATTGCCCGGTGCTACGATCAACGTTCCCGCTTTAAAGAGATCAGCTTCCACTGACCTGAATGGCGCCTTTACACTCCCTGTTCACACCAGCGGCAAAACAACCATTACCATATCCTATGTGGGCTATGAAACCAGGACCATTGACATCGACGTAAGCGAGGGAATTAACAATGCCGGCATTATACAGCTAAGCCCTGCACAAAGTGATTTGGGCCAGGTGGTCATCAAAGGCACCATGGCCCCATCACAGGCAAAAGCCTATAGCATCAAGAAAAATGCCCTCGCCATGATGGATGTATTGGCGGCTGACGCCATCGGCAAATTGCCCGACCGTAATGCTGCTGAAGCTGTACAGCGTATGCAGGGTGTGGCCGTGGCGCGGTACCATGGAGAGGCCGATGCAGCTACGGTAAGGGGAACACCTTTTGCGTGGACCTCCACCATGTTCAACGGGAGCCGCCTGCCCAGTTCCAATGTATTGGGCAACCGCTCTTCGGTGCTGGATGCAGTACCTTCTGAGATCATCCAATATGTGCAGGTAGCCAAAGCATTGACACCCGACTGGGAAGGAGATGCCATCGGCGGCTCTGTCAACTTTATCACCCGCACGGCGCCGGTGAAAAGACAATTGAATGCCAGCATCGCAGGCGGCTACAACACCTTTTCGAAGAATGGCACCTACAATGCATCCCTGGTATATGGGGATCGCTTCTTCAACAACAAGCTGGGAGTCATACTGGCCGGCGCCATCTGGGACCGCCAATGGGGCACAGATAGCTACGATGTAAGTTACAATACCGGGCTGGTCAATCCTGTACAGCAAAAGTCCATCAACAGCATCATGTTTAAACGCTATATGGGTAAAAGACAGACTTATGGCGGGAACCTTGGACTGGAGTATGCTTTCAATCCTTCACACAAATTATTCTTCCGGGGATTGATGGACAAATTCAATGATATACGCCCGGTATATGAATCTTATATTGATTACACCAATAGCCGCTACCAATACAATTACCGCTATTCGCACTACCAAACAAAACTCAATGGCGCAGAACTGGGCGGCGAACACCAGCTTACCGGACGTTTAAAACTGGATTGGTCGGTAAGTGACTATATGTCGGGATACTTCCTGGAAACACCGCCTACCAATGGCAATAAAGGGCTGCCCATCGCTACCTTCCGGCAAAAGATCACCGGCGGTTTCAACAATCTATCCGGTGATGGGAAACGTTATTGGGGTTTTGATTCACCCGATGGCATCGGTGGTGATCCCCTGCATTTTGATGCCGGCATAAAGAACAGCGGAGAGGTAATGGACGACTCCAAACTTACCCTGCAGCAACTGGTGATCGCACAACTGGATACCAAAGAGGAGGACAAAACAGCACAACTCAATCTGAAAGTGAATGCAGGTCCCAAAGTAAACCTGAAGTTTGGCGGCAAGTACCGTCACAAATACCGCGAAAGCACTTTCGGTTCCAATATTGTATACCTGCCAGGCGCAGCATTGGGTGTTCCCAACTCACCGGCCTTACTGGCGCTCAACAAACTGAACCGGGCCGACTTCCCCATGGGACATGGCTTCTTTAAAGAGATGGGCGGTAACTATAATCAATACGTTGTTGATCCGCTCTCCAAACAGCAATTGTTTGATCTGTATGATACCGCTACTTTGCGCAGGAATGGTTTTATGAACCTTACCGCTGCCGGTAATGCTACCAATTTCTATACCGGTACGGAAGATGTAATAGCTGGTTATGCGATGGGGGAAATAGACCTTACGGAAAAGCTGAAGATGGTAGCTGGTGTACGCAATGAATACACCAGTCTTGAACTGCAAGGATCGAAAGCCACTACCGCCGGCACACCTGCTACCACCAGCATCACACCGGTTACCGTTAAGAGCGATTACAACGCCCTGCTGCCCATGGTCCACTTCAAATATGCCATTAACAAGCAGGCCAATATCCGCGCAGCTTTTACCCGCACTTTTGTAAGGGCTAATTTTAATGATATGACGCCAGGCGAATCGGTAGACAATACCAAAACGCCCATCGTTGTTACCAAAGGCAATCCTGATCTGAAGCCCACTTTTGCCAACAACTTCGACCTGATGGGCGAATACTATTTCAGCAATATCGGGTTGCTATCGGGCGGTGTATTTTATAAGCAGATACAAGATGTCATCTTCAGCGATAAGGTCTTCTATAACGAAAGGGGCAACAACTATGCACTAACCCAGGCACGCAACCTGGATGATGCCAAACTGTATGGATTTGAAGCTGGCATTAACAAGCGCTTCAATTTCCTGAAAGGCTTCTGGAGTGGGTTTGGTGTAGAATTCAACTATACCTGGATCAACAGTGAGGTAAAAGTGCCAAGAATGGTGGGTACTGACAAAATCATGGACAAGACCAGTTTACCCAATCAGTCAAAATCCTTGTTCAACGCCATCCTGTTTTATGAACGCAGCGGCATAATGGTGCGCCTGGCCGGCAATTACCGTGGCAGATCGGTAGAAACGATCAACCAGCAGCTGGGCCCCGACTTCTATATCTGGACGGACAAGAATTTTACCCTGGATGCATCTGCCACCATCGGCATTACCAAAAATCTCAAAGCCTTTGTGGAATTGAACAACCTCACCAATGAACCCCTAAGAACCTATATGGGCGACCGTCGCCGCGTGACCATGACAGAGTGGTATGGACTCCGCGGTCAGGCCGGTATACGCTGGGATATTATTAAGTAA
- a CDS encoding glycosyl hydrolase family 18 protein — MKKSTIIFTLLFLSVQFSMAQFRVVGYMPSWAGSVNSIQYSKLTHINYAFLLPTSTGGLQAIENPSKLQSLVSLAHSNGKKVLIAVGGWNNGDDGAFESLAGNTGWRNAFVSNLINFVNQYNLDGIDIDWEYPDNGASANNYAALMQQLSTEMHNRGKLLTAAVVAINGASILNSVFGYVDFLNLMAYDANNFDHSTYSYATQSINYWKGRGLPASKVVLGVPFYGRPSWESFAALVARGANPNADVFSGVGYNGIATIKSKTNLAFDQGNGIMIWELSQDATGANSLLSAINEVVVQRTGGGGNTITIQAESYNSMLGVQTEACTDAGGGQNVGWIDANDWMAFYNINFPVSGTYKVEYRVASLSGGGTLSLDLNAGSIQLGALAVPSTGGWQTWTTITHNVYVNAGTYNVGVFAQAGGWNLNWIKITRPSTARLVTQGSTPESKVAVEESAAGKWVIYPNPVQHQLNIMAGEDLTGGTIRIVDVAGRQVLSPRAATYKVDVSSLAPGVYTLIFTKKGNVVTKQFVK; from the coding sequence ATGAAAAAGTCGACGATCATTTTTACTCTTTTATTCCTGAGCGTTCAGTTTTCCATGGCCCAATTCAGGGTGGTAGGCTATATGCCTTCCTGGGCAGGCAGCGTGAATTCCATTCAGTACAGCAAGCTCACGCATATCAACTATGCTTTTCTGTTGCCTACCTCCACCGGTGGCTTGCAGGCCATCGAGAATCCCTCCAAATTGCAGAGCCTGGTGTCCCTGGCGCATTCCAATGGGAAGAAGGTTCTCATTGCCGTAGGCGGCTGGAACAATGGCGATGATGGCGCTTTTGAAAGCCTGGCCGGCAATACAGGCTGGCGCAATGCGTTCGTCAGCAATCTGATCAACTTTGTTAACCAGTACAACCTCGATGGCATTGATATTGATTGGGAGTATCCGGACAATGGGGCTTCCGCCAATAACTATGCAGCGCTCATGCAGCAGCTCTCCACCGAAATGCACAACCGGGGCAAGTTGCTCACGGCTGCTGTAGTGGCCATTAATGGCGCCAGCATTTTGAACAGCGTATTCGGTTATGTTGATTTCCTCAACCTGATGGCGTATGATGCCAATAACTTTGATCACTCCACCTACAGTTATGCTACCCAATCCATCAACTACTGGAAGGGTAGGGGACTGCCTGCCTCTAAAGTGGTGTTGGGGGTACCGTTCTATGGCCGGCCCAGTTGGGAGTCTTTTGCTGCCCTGGTGGCCCGGGGCGCCAATCCCAATGCCGATGTATTCAGCGGCGTGGGATACAATGGTATTGCCACTATTAAGAGTAAGACCAACCTGGCATTTGACCAGGGCAATGGTATTATGATCTGGGAGCTTTCGCAGGATGCTACTGGCGCCAACTCTCTCTTGTCGGCCATCAATGAAGTAGTGGTGCAAAGAACGGGCGGCGGTGGCAATACCATTACCATCCAGGCAGAGAGCTATAATTCCATGCTGGGTGTGCAGACCGAAGCCTGTACCGATGCGGGGGGCGGACAAAATGTAGGTTGGATAGATGCCAACGATTGGATGGCCTTTTACAATATCAATTTCCCGGTAAGCGGTACCTACAAAGTGGAGTATAGAGTGGCCAGCCTCAGCGGCGGCGGCACTTTGTCGCTCGATCTCAATGCAGGTTCTATCCAATTGGGCGCCCTGGCAGTTCCTTCCACAGGCGGCTGGCAAACCTGGACCACCATCACCCACAATGTGTACGTGAATGCCGGCACCTATAATGTGGGTGTATTTGCGCAGGCGGGCGGCTGGAACCTCAACTGGATCAAAATAACGCGACCTTCGACAGCCCGCCTGGTTACGCAGGGTAGTACCCCGGAAAGCAAAGTGGCCGTGGAAGAAAGTGCAGCGGGCAAATGGGTGATCTATCCCAATCCTGTACAGCACCAATTGAATATCATGGCGGGCGAAGACCTGACCGGTGGCACCATCCGTATTGTGGATGTCGCTGGCCGGCAGGTGCTATCACCAAGGGCGGCTACCTATAAGGTGGATGTATCTTCCCTGGCTCCGGGCGTGTATACGCTGATATTTACGAAGAAGGGTAATGTAGTGACGAAGCAGTTTGTGAAGTAG
- a CDS encoding phytoene desaturase family protein, producing MEKRDFDAIVVGSGPNGLSAAITLQQQGLSVLILEAKDTIGGGMRTAQLTLPGFHHDVCSAILPMAATSPFFATLPLEQYGLEYIYPEVAAAHPFDDGSAAVLKRSVQETAQLLGADAGAYLSLMEPVLEDWPYIASDILGPFHFPKHPVRMARFGLKALPAATTIAKRFTTQKAKGLWGGMAAHSIQPLTNYATSAIGLVLSAAGHLYGWPVPKGGSQSLANALARYFESLGGQIQTSFTVSNLQQLPSAHAVLFDVTPKQLMQIAGDQFSSLYQWQLNRYRYGMGVFKVDWALDAPIPFIAAECRQAGTVHLGNTFKEIVAGEQLTSSGGHPQRPFVLLAQQSLFDDSRAPAGKHTAWAYCHVPNGSTVDMTSIIEEQVERFAPGFKRTIMAKHTFNTVTLERYNPNYIGGDINGGIIDLGQLYTRPALRLSPYKTSARGLYICSSATPPGGGVHGMCGHHAARQALKDVFKIS from the coding sequence ATGGAAAAGCGGGATTTCGACGCCATTGTTGTTGGATCTGGACCTAATGGCTTATCAGCTGCCATCACCCTGCAACAGCAAGGACTATCAGTATTGATACTGGAAGCCAAAGATACCATTGGCGGCGGGATGCGTACCGCGCAACTTACCCTGCCCGGTTTTCATCATGATGTGTGTTCCGCGATTCTCCCCATGGCTGCCACTTCGCCCTTCTTTGCCACCCTTCCTTTGGAACAATATGGATTGGAATATATTTATCCCGAAGTAGCAGCTGCCCATCCGTTTGATGATGGCAGCGCTGCGGTATTAAAGCGGTCGGTACAGGAAACAGCTCAATTGCTGGGCGCCGATGCAGGCGCTTACCTTTCATTGATGGAGCCGGTATTGGAAGACTGGCCATATATAGCAAGCGATATATTAGGCCCTTTTCATTTCCCCAAACATCCGGTGCGCATGGCCCGCTTTGGATTGAAAGCCCTGCCTGCCGCCACTACCATCGCCAAAAGATTTACCACCCAAAAAGCCAAGGGTCTTTGGGGAGGCATGGCTGCCCATTCTATCCAGCCCCTCACCAATTATGCTACTTCGGCCATCGGCCTGGTATTATCTGCTGCCGGGCATTTATACGGGTGGCCCGTACCCAAAGGAGGCTCCCAATCATTGGCCAATGCACTGGCCCGGTATTTTGAATCCCTGGGCGGACAAATACAAACAAGCTTTACCGTCAGCAACCTGCAGCAATTGCCATCTGCGCATGCCGTGCTGTTTGATGTAACGCCCAAACAGTTGATGCAGATAGCAGGTGACCAGTTCTCTTCGCTGTACCAATGGCAGCTGAACCGCTACCGGTATGGCATGGGTGTCTTTAAAGTAGACTGGGCGCTGGATGCTCCTATACCATTTATTGCTGCCGAATGCAGGCAGGCAGGCACGGTGCACCTGGGTAATACCTTTAAAGAGATCGTTGCCGGGGAGCAACTAACATCCAGCGGAGGACATCCACAACGGCCTTTTGTTCTGCTGGCACAACAAAGCCTGTTTGATGACAGCAGGGCGCCAGCCGGAAAACATACCGCCTGGGCCTATTGCCACGTGCCCAATGGATCGACTGTTGATATGACTTCCATTATTGAAGAACAGGTGGAGCGGTTTGCACCGGGTTTTAAACGAACCATCATGGCAAAACACACCTTCAATACTGTAACCTTAGAGCGCTACAACCCTAACTATATCGGCGGTGATATCAATGGCGGTATTATCGACCTGGGACAGCTATACACCCGGCCGGCCCTGCGCCTGTCGCCCTATAAAACATCGGCCAGGGGCCTGTATATCTGCTCTTCTGCCACCCCTCCCGGCGGTGGCGTGCATGGCATGTGCGGTCACCATGCCGCCCGCCAGGCGCTCAAAGACGTATTTAAAATAAGCTAA
- a CDS encoding carbohydrate-binding protein, translated as MKRITQLVFLLIPLFCIHYRATAQSWQLVWQDEFTNGIGPDWVFETGTGSGGWGNNELQYYRSQNATVQNGQLVITARNESFGGMNYTSARLKTQGRKSWRYGRVEARIAMPAFQGVWPAFWMLGDNIDTAGWPACGEIDVMEHVNAENRTYGTIHWQDNNGQYASYGGNTAVGVTGFHIYAIEWTASSIKWFVDGVQFHEANILNSVNGTNEFHNNFFLILNMAIGGNWPGFTVNNGALPANMYIDYVRVYQQGSTPPGSVTIQAESYSAMLGVQTEACTDAGGGQNVGYIDANDWMAYNNINFPISGSYLVEYRVASQSGGGRLSLDLNAGSIQLGALNVPSTGGWQNWTTISHTVNVNAGTYNVGVFAQAAGWNLNWIRITKQGTARIASNTISTEERKATEEKTGFELFPNPVTDELRITTSGQLSGGLLRIYDIMGRQVLIVTQPTNRVNVAKLAPGMYTLLFTKEGKTITRRFVK; from the coding sequence ATGAAAAGAATTACACAGCTTGTATTCTTACTCATCCCCCTGTTTTGCATCCATTATCGGGCTACTGCACAAAGCTGGCAGTTGGTTTGGCAGGATGAATTTACCAATGGCATCGGTCCTGATTGGGTATTTGAAACCGGCACAGGCTCCGGTGGCTGGGGAAACAATGAATTACAATATTACCGCAGTCAGAATGCGACCGTACAGAACGGTCAGCTGGTGATCACAGCACGCAACGAAAGTTTTGGTGGAATGAATTACACATCAGCACGCCTGAAAACGCAGGGCCGTAAATCCTGGAGGTATGGTAGGGTAGAAGCCCGGATTGCCATGCCCGCCTTCCAGGGCGTATGGCCTGCTTTCTGGATGCTGGGCGATAATATAGATACGGCAGGCTGGCCCGCCTGCGGAGAAATAGATGTGATGGAACATGTGAATGCAGAGAACAGGACCTATGGCACCATTCATTGGCAGGACAACAACGGGCAATATGCCTCTTATGGCGGCAATACGGCAGTGGGTGTAACCGGCTTTCATATTTATGCCATTGAATGGACTGCTTCTTCTATTAAATGGTTTGTAGATGGCGTACAATTCCATGAGGCCAATATTCTCAATAGTGTGAACGGTACCAACGAGTTTCACAACAATTTCTTCCTGATCCTCAACATGGCGATCGGTGGCAACTGGCCCGGCTTCACCGTCAACAATGGCGCCTTGCCAGCCAATATGTATATAGATTATGTAAGGGTATATCAGCAAGGCAGCACACCGCCGGGTAGTGTGACCATACAGGCAGAAAGTTATAGCGCCATGCTGGGCGTGCAAACGGAAGCCTGTACGGATGCCGGCGGCGGACAGAATGTAGGGTATATTGATGCCAACGACTGGATGGCCTATAACAATATCAATTTCCCCATCTCGGGCAGTTACCTCGTAGAATACCGGGTGGCCAGCCAGAGTGGTGGCGGCCGTTTATCATTGGACCTCAATGCCGGATCCATCCAATTGGGCGCACTCAATGTACCTTCTACAGGTGGATGGCAAAACTGGACTACCATTTCCCACACCGTCAATGTCAATGCAGGTACCTATAATGTAGGTGTCTTTGCTCAAGCGGCCGGGTGGAACCTCAACTGGATACGCATCACCAAACAGGGGACTGCGCGCATCGCTTCCAATACGATCAGTACGGAAGAAAGAAAAGCGACGGAAGAAAAAACAGGTTTCGAACTGTTTCCCAATCCTGTAACCGATGAACTAAGGATCACTACCAGCGGGCAGCTTTCCGGTGGACTGCTTCGCATTTATGATATCATGGGCCGTCAGGTCCTCATAGTTACCCAGCCCACCAACCGTGTCAATGTGGCGAAGTTGGCTCCGGGCATGTATACCTTATTGTTTACGAAAGAAGGTAAAACGATCACACGCCGGTTTGTTAAGTAA
- a CDS encoding helix-turn-helix domain-containing protein — protein sequence MEYIIIIGAFQALLALCLFVANRQKKPADNLLTWILICLFTHLSIKFIIYAASGNTLLKMGFNTFIDLGYGPLLWMYARKVQYDRYRPVQHWFLLLPTFAAGAMYTAISLKIVIDPTGVEQWLSLYNEITQYLIIASMTIFPVLSLRISPQLPAFWKSERQLIKKIALLFLVIPALWMVTKTTNVSELLGDATLNLTIRLIAYSNSLIICLLIIQYRLEARMLMKSPAAPEPLPSALNGYPTPAVLQEEKESLVLTVAAAIQPTEEQPAPRKSTLTTLQQEAIAVKLSVLMQEKKVYTDPELTLEKLSTLVKTPRHHLSEVLNQHLHQTFYQYINDHRMKEVLHLLDHCRQHQVTPNILSLAYDAGFNSKSSFNQYFKKTTGYTPTEYLKQPRKAELNRITATFISLQQTIQPH from the coding sequence ATGGAGTACATCATTATCATAGGTGCTTTCCAGGCATTACTGGCACTTTGTCTCTTTGTGGCCAACAGGCAGAAAAAGCCTGCCGACAACCTGCTTACCTGGATACTGATCTGCCTCTTCACGCACCTTTCCATCAAGTTCATCATTTATGCAGCATCCGGAAACACCCTGCTGAAAATGGGCTTCAATACTTTTATCGACCTGGGTTATGGCCCTTTGTTGTGGATGTATGCCCGGAAAGTACAGTATGATCGCTACCGTCCTGTACAACACTGGTTTTTACTATTGCCTACTTTTGCAGCCGGTGCTATGTATACAGCCATTTCACTGAAAATAGTGATTGATCCCACAGGCGTAGAGCAATGGCTATCGCTGTACAATGAGATCACCCAATACCTGATCATTGCCAGCATGACGATCTTTCCTGTTTTAAGCTTACGGATAAGCCCGCAATTACCGGCCTTCTGGAAAAGTGAACGCCAGCTGATCAAAAAGATAGCCCTCCTCTTCCTGGTAATACCTGCATTGTGGATGGTGACCAAAACGACCAATGTCAGCGAACTACTGGGCGATGCAACCCTCAACCTGACTATCCGCCTGATCGCTTATTCCAATAGCCTGATCATTTGCCTGCTCATTATTCAATACCGGCTGGAAGCCCGCATGTTAATGAAAAGCCCGGCCGCTCCTGAACCACTGCCATCAGCCTTGAATGGTTACCCTACGCCAGCTGTACTACAGGAAGAAAAAGAATCGCTGGTATTGACAGTAGCAGCTGCTATCCAGCCCACAGAGGAACAGCCTGCTCCCCGCAAATCAACATTAACCACTTTACAACAGGAAGCTATTGCCGTGAAGCTTTCTGTATTGATGCAGGAGAAAAAGGTGTATACCGATCCCGAACTGACACTGGAGAAACTCTCCACGCTCGTCAAAACGCCCAGGCATCATCTCTCTGAAGTACTGAACCAACACCTGCACCAGACATTTTACCAATATATCAATGATCACCGGATGAAGGAAGTACTTCACCTGCTGGACCATTGCCGCCAACACCAGGTAACACCCAATATATTATCGCTGGCCTATGATGCCGGCTTCAACTCCAAATCTTCTTTCAACCAATATTTTAAAAAGACCACGGGTTACACCCCTACGGAGTACCTGAAGCAACCCCGCAAAGCAGAGCTCAACAGGATAACAGCCACGTTTATAAGCCTGCAACAAACCATTCAGCCACATTGA
- a CDS encoding LysE family translocator, which yields MTAFINFLLSFTFSFTGSLAPGTVNLSSLQLGLDNKAYLAWRFALAAAIMEYIYAFLAVTFEKLITSSPVIVQNFHLIAAVVMLTLGILNIRSASKPTNLSVRLQNSGFRRGLVLGILNPLAMPYWIGMVAYLKSQHWIDLSTTVQLHSFLIGVSAGVFTLLVLVAYLASRVIRLLRENQLIRKIPGYLMLILGIYALIRYIVMLLFPAT from the coding sequence ATGACTGCTTTCATTAATTTCCTGCTGTCATTTACTTTCAGCTTTACAGGATCACTGGCTCCCGGAACGGTCAACCTCAGTTCCCTCCAACTCGGCCTTGACAACAAGGCTTACCTGGCCTGGCGTTTTGCGCTGGCGGCAGCCATTATGGAATACATCTATGCCTTCCTGGCTGTTACTTTCGAAAAACTCATCACTTCTTCCCCGGTCATTGTACAAAACTTTCACCTCATAGCCGCCGTGGTGATGCTCACCCTGGGCATATTGAATATCCGGTCGGCCTCCAAACCCACCAATCTCTCTGTACGCCTTCAAAACAGCGGCTTCCGGCGCGGGCTGGTGCTCGGCATCCTCAACCCGCTGGCCATGCCTTATTGGATCGGGATGGTAGCCTATCTCAAGAGCCAGCACTGGATCGATCTGTCAACGACTGTACAGCTTCACAGTTTTTTAATAGGCGTTTCTGCCGGCGTATTTACTTTATTGGTACTTGTAGCCTACCTTGCAAGTAGGGTGATAAGGTTATTGCGGGAAAACCAGCTGATCCGGAAAATTCCGGGCTACCTGATGCTGATACTGGGTATTTATGCACTGATCCGCTATATCGTAATGCTTTTGTTCCCTGCTACATAA
- a CDS encoding FMN-binding negative transcriptional regulator, whose translation MHIPGFFKVEDQTVVEQFIRENSFATIVSQGSTYPVASHIPVELEVNEKGEQVLWGHLSRANPQWKLFEQYPEVLVIYMSPLHHYISSSWYDHANAPTWNYVSVQVTGRISLADGAKTWESLRRLTDKYEQDSENPVSLDTMPPDVQRQVKGVVVFEVQIDKIEAAFKLSQNRDDKNFQAILEQLNKKEDAIARLLATLMKQMRERIEGTNS comes from the coding sequence ATGCATATCCCCGGTTTTTTCAAGGTAGAAGATCAGACGGTAGTAGAGCAGTTCATCCGGGAAAATAGCTTTGCTACCATCGTTTCCCAGGGAAGTACATATCCTGTAGCTTCTCATATTCCAGTTGAGCTGGAAGTCAATGAGAAAGGCGAGCAGGTGTTGTGGGGGCATTTGTCCAGGGCCAACCCCCAATGGAAACTGTTTGAGCAATACCCGGAAGTACTTGTGATCTATATGTCACCCCTGCATCATTATATTTCCTCCTCCTGGTATGATCATGCCAATGCACCCACCTGGAACTATGTAAGTGTGCAGGTGACTGGCAGGATATCCCTGGCTGATGGAGCAAAGACATGGGAGTCGTTAAGAAGATTGACAGATAAATACGAACAGGATTCAGAAAATCCCGTTTCGTTGGATACCATGCCGCCCGATGTGCAGCGACAGGTAAAAGGCGTGGTAGTATTTGAGGTACAGATAGACAAGATAGAGGCTGCTTTCAAGCTCAGTCAGAACCGCGACGATAAAAACTTTCAGGCAATTCTTGAACAACTCAATAAGAAGGAAGATGCCATCGCCAGGTTATTGGCCACCCTCATGAAGCAAATGCGGGAACGAATTGAAGGTACTAACAGCTAA
- a CDS encoding rhodanese-like domain-containing protein, with product MKHLLKAFILLFVSGTAAAQTKTTVAPAEFEKGLQTKGVQLLDVRRPEEFKEGHIKGAILANWQDEKQFQEQAAKLDKSKPVYVYCLAGVRGDKAASWLVKNGFTSVINLEDGIKAWKEAGKPTVAEH from the coding sequence ATGAAGCATTTATTGAAGGCCTTTATCCTCCTGTTTGTGTCCGGTACGGCCGCCGCACAAACCAAAACCACCGTTGCTCCCGCCGAATTTGAAAAAGGGCTGCAGACCAAAGGGGTTCAACTGCTCGATGTCAGAAGACCCGAGGAATTTAAAGAGGGCCATATCAAGGGCGCCATACTGGCCAACTGGCAGGATGAAAAGCAGTTCCAGGAGCAGGCAGCCAAATTAGACAAAAGCAAACCGGTGTATGTGTATTGCCTGGCCGGCGTCCGCGGCGATAAAGCAGCCAGCTGGCTCGTTAAGAACGGTTTTACCAGCGTAATAAACCTGGAAGACGGTATCAAGGCATGGAAAGAGGCAGGTAAACCAACCGTAGCGGAGCATTGA